Proteins encoded together in one Camelina sativa cultivar DH55 chromosome 9, Cs, whole genome shotgun sequence window:
- the LOC104711843 gene encoding uncharacterized protein LOC104711843, whose protein sequence is MGKVNTRFPRYADQFKKAIDAARSPSRAIKVEVADPPVGAGCAEQRTAGDVRSLEVASARADKRTVTVPACGETPDALAIVADSSGSLSPTRKRPSHGETVLESESSKRSRRDGVSRDTTEIDDSYSFSYKTKDELFVNNRVACGELASKIRGSFDPLPSVDSLSNPEIYRSWAQKHFQEAGGVNRMVISYERRIAELEKGLNHRRELDKEKEISAALAKQVAELKASLDASRSHFELLEAHHAFQRTKMKQLFDERLLAERQIVSAEIAGYRSRIERMRRHIIDNRAAKESLLTLSQVTGTYECLKELVKGGTVVPSATMLGLESDMKMWEDKVCSFDIIDIPDSDLEAFPESMVVAEEAIGPAVAIESDEVPATAGEGAESTQVVVVGVPATSDAQVTADQ, encoded by the exons ATGGGGAAAGTCAATACACGTTTTCCTCGATACGCCGATCAGTTTAAGAAAGCTATTGATGCTGCTAGGTCCCCTTCTCGTGCTATCAAGGTGGAGGTCGCCGATCCTCCAGTGGGAGCGGGATGTGCCGAGCAGCGAACTGCAGGTGATGTTCGGTCTCTAGAGGTAGCTTCTGCTCGCGCCGACAAGAGGACTGTCACGGTTCCTGCGTGCGGCGAGACTCCTGACGCCCTAGCGATAGTTGCGGATTCTTCTGGGAGCCTTAGCCCTACGCGGAAGAGACCTTCTCATGGCGAAACAGTTCTTGAGTCCGAGTCGTCAAAAAGGTCTAGGAGAGATGGTGTATCCCGCGATACCACTGAGATTGATGActcatactctttttcctacaAGACGAAGGATGAGCTGTTCGTTAACAACAGAGTTGCTTGTGGCGAGCTTGCTAGCAAGATTCGCGGCTCCTTTGACCCGCTTCCTTCTGTGGATTCTCTTTCCAATCCTGAGATCTACAGATCTTGGGCTCAAAAACACTTCCAG GAGGCTGGAGGTGTGAACCGCATGGTCATCTCGTACGAGCGTCGCATTGCGGAGTTGGAGAAGGGCCTAAATCATCGCAGAGAGCTAGACAAGGAGAAAGAGATTTCTGCCGCCCTCGCGAAGCAGGTGGCCGAGCTCAAGGCTTCTCTTGATGCTTCCCGCTCTCATTTCGAGCTGTTGGAGGCCCACCATGCGTTTCAGAGGACAAAGATGAAGCAGTTGTTTGATGAGCGGTTGCTAGCAGAGCGGCAGATCGTTAGCGCCGAGATTGCTGGCTACAGGTCCCGTATTGAGAGGATGAGGAGGCACATCATCGATAACAGGGCTGCGAAGGAATCTCTTCTAACGTTGAGCCAGGTGACAGGTACATATGAGTGTCTCAAGGAGTTGGTGAAAGGTGGTACTGTCGTTCCTTCGGCGACGATGCTTGGTTTGGAGTCCGACATGAAGATGTGGGAGGACAAAGTCTGCAGCTTTGACATCATTGACATTCCGGATAGCGATCTAGAGGCTTTCCCAGAGTCCATGGTCGTCGCGGAGGAGGCGATAGGTCCTGCGGTTGCTATTGAAAGCGATGAGGTTCCTGCGACCGCCGGAGAGGGCGCTGAGAGTACGCAGGTTGTTGTGGTAGGGGTGCCAGCGACCTCCGATGCTCAGGTCACTGCTGACCAGTGA
- the LOC104711844 gene encoding IQ domain-containing protein IQM3 has product MQVVASFDFQPSPFSHGAGDILISPVDRRDESLVPEKSSHVESACDKDSTSLAAVKVQKVYRSYRTRRRLADSVVVAEELWWQAMDYARLNHSTISFFDYSRPETAVSRWNRVSLNASKVGKGLSIVDKAQKLAFQHWIEAIDPRHRYGHNLHKYYEEWCKADAGQPFFYWLDVGGGIDLELNECPRSKLKQQCIRYLGPQEREEYEYVIIEGKIVHKLTGKFLHTMHGSEGTKWIFVMSTFKKLYAGLKKKGRFHHSSFLAGGATLAAGRVIVDDGVLKTISAYSGHYRPSDDSLDTFLSFLRENAVNLDDVEVHKASEDSDTYEDYVKSNGGDDPESLKKEDATYQAETETDKNSNGTLGTLEEAKRSSYQRTLSGALESPKANVPQKSMLLRINSKKQSKSLQLGHQLSLKWCTGAGPRIGCAADYPVQLRTQALEFVNLSPRYRSSILSPTGRLDVV; this is encoded by the exons ATGCAGGTAGTTGCGAGCTTCGATTTCCAGCCTTCGCCGTTCTCACACGGCGCCGGTGATATTCTCATTTCTCCGGTAGACCGTCGGGATGAATCTTTAGTGCCGGAGAAATCCTCACACGTAGAAAGCGCGTGTGACAAAGACTCGACTAGCTTGGCTGCGGTGAAAGTGCAGAAGGTCTATAGAAGTTATCGCACGCGGCGTAGATTAGCTGACTCTGTCGTCGTCGCAGAAGAACTCTG gtGGCAAGCGATGGATTATGCGAGGCTTAACCATAGTACTATTTCGTTTTTTGATTACTCGAGACCTGAAACTGCTGTTTCTAGGTGGAATCGTGTGAGCTTGAATGCTTCTAAG gTGGGGAAGGGACTGTCCATAGTCGACAAAGCTCAGAAATTGGCCTTTCAACACTGGATTGAAGCT ATTGATCCTCGACACCGGTATGGACACAACCTGCATAAATACTATGAAGAATGGTGTAAAGCTGACGCTGGTCAGCCATTCTTTTACTG GTTGGATGTTGGAGGAGGGATAGATCTAGAACTTAACGAATGTCCGAGGTCAAAGCTTAAGCAACAATGCATTAGATATCTTGGACCT CAAGAGAGGGAAGAGTATGAGTATGTGATCATAGAAGGGAAGATTGTTCACAAGTTAACTGGAAAGTTTCTACACACTATGCACGGATCCGAAGGAACAAAATGGATCTTTGTTATGAGTACTTTCAAAAAACTCTATGCTGGTCTG aagaagaaaggaaggtTCCATCACTCAAGCTTTTTAGCCGGAGGAGCAACATTAGCCGCTGGGAGGGTGATTGTTGACGATGGAGTTCTCAAG ACAATCTCTGCATACAGCGGACATTACAGGCCATCAGATGATAGCCTCGACACATTCCTCTCGTTTCTCAGAGAGAACGCAGTAAACCTTGACGATGTTGAG GTACACAAAGCTAGTGAAGATTCCGACACCTACGAGGATTACGTGAAATCAAACGGAGGAGATGATCCCGAATCTTTAAAGAAAGAGGACGCAACATACCAAGCAGAGACTGAAACAGATAAGAACAGTAATGGAACACTTGGTACACTTGAAGAGGCGAAACGTAGTAGTTACCAGAGAACACTCTCAGGTGCACTTGAGAGTCCAAAAGCTAATGTGCCACAGAAGTCAATGCTACTAAGGATCAACTCAAAGAAACAGTCGAAATCCTTACAGTTGGGTCATCAGCTATCGCTGAAATGGTGTACCGGAGCTGGTCCAAGGATCGGTTGTGCAGCTGATTACCCGGTTCAGCTCAGAACACAGGCGTTGGAGTTTGTTAACTTGTCTCCTAGATACCGAAGCAGCATACTTTCTCCGACCGGGAGGCTTGATGTCGTCTAA
- the LOC104711845 gene encoding monodehydroascorbate reductase 1, peroxisomal has protein sequence MAEKSFKYIILGGGVSAGYAAKEFANQGVKPGELAVISKEAVAPYERPALSKGYLFPEGAARLPGFHCCVGSGGEKLLPESYKQKGIELILSTEIVKADLAAKSLVSAAGDVFKYETLIIATGSTVLRLTDFGVQGADSKNILYLREIDDADNLVEAIKAKKGGKAVVVGGGYIGLELSAALRINNFDVTMVFPEPWCMPRLFTADIAAFYETYYTNKGVKIIKGTVASGFTAHSSGEVKEVQLKDGRTLEADIVIVGVGAKPLTSLFKGQVEEDKGGIKTDAFFKTSVPDVYAVGDVATFPMKMYGDVRRVEHVDHSRKSAEQAVKAIKAAEGGAAVEEYDYLPFFYSRSFDLSWQFYGDNVGDSVLFGDSNPSNPKPKFGAYWVEGGKVVGAFMEGGSGDENKALANVAKARPAAESLDELTKQGISFAAKI, from the exons ATGGCGGAGAAGAGCTTCAAGTACATCATCCTCGGCGGTGGCGTTTCAGCC GGATACGCAGCTAAGGAGTTTGCTAATCAAGGTGTTAAACCAGGAGAATTGGCAGTTATCTCCAAAGAGGCC GTGGCTCCATATGAACGCCCTGCACTTAGCAAGGGGTATTTGTTTCCTGAAG GTGCTGCTAGACTTCCAGGTTTCCATTGCTGTGTTGGTAGTGGTGGAGAAAAACTGCTTCCTGAATCGTACAAGCAGAAAG GAATTGAGTTGATACTAAGCACAGAGATAGTCAAAGCTGATCTTGCTGCCAAGAGTCTTGTCAGTGCAGCTGGGGATGTCTTCAAATATGAAACTCTCATCATTGCAACTGGTTCTACT GTTCTCAGATTGACTGATTTTGGAGTGCAAGGTGCAGACTCTAAGAATATCCTCTATCTGAGGGAGATCGATGATGCTGACAATTTGGTTGAAGCAATTAAAGCAAAGAAAGGTGGAAAGGCTGTAGTTGTTGGCGGAGGTTACATTGGTCTTGAGCTTAGTGCAGCTTTGAGGATCAACAATTTTGATGTCACTATGGTTTTCCCTGAACCTTGGTGCA TGCCTAGGCTTTTCACCGCCGATATTGCTGCTTTCTATGAGACTTACTATACAAACAAGGGAGTGAAGATCATCAAAGGAACAGTGGCATCTGGGTTCACCGCTCATTCAAGTGGAGAG GTGAAGGAAGTACAACTCAAGGATGGGAGGACACTGGAAGCCGACATTGTGATAGTTGGGGTTGGTGCAAAACCATTGACATCCTTATTCAAGGGGCAGGTCGAGGAAGACAAAGGTGGAATTAAG ACCGATGCATTCTTCAAAACAAGTGTCCCAGATGTTTATGCTGTTGGCGATGTTGCCACTTTCCCTATGAAAATGTACGGAGACGTGAGAAGGGTCGAGCATGTTGACCATTCCCGCAAATCAGCAGAGCAAGCTGTGAAG GCGATCAAAGCGGCTGAGGGAGGCGCAGCAGTGGAGGAATACGACTATCTTCCATTCTTCTACTCTCGCTCCTTTGATCTCTCGTGGCAGTTCTATGGAGACAACGTAGGAGACTCTGTGTTATTTGGAGACAGCAACCCATCAAACCCAAAACCTAAATTTGGAGCATATTGGGTTGAAGGTGGTAAAGTGGTTGGAGCATTCATGGAAGGAGGTAGCGGTGATGAGAACAAGGCTTTGGCTAATGTCGCCAAAGCTCGACCTGCTGCAGAGAGCCTCGACGAGCTCACCAAACAAGGCATTTCCTTTGCAGCTAAGATCTAA